From a region of the Salvelinus fontinalis isolate EN_2023a chromosome 13, ASM2944872v1, whole genome shotgun sequence genome:
- the LOC129868449 gene encoding nuclear pore complex protein Nup98-Nup96-like isoform X5: MFNKSFGAPFGGGTGGFGTSSTFGQQNTSFGAATGGFGASAFGATNNTGGLFGATQNKPGGLFGSSTFSQPVTSSTSSGFGFGVSSGTSTSLFGSTNTGGGGGLFSQQSNAFGAAKPASFGTFGTSTASSGGLFGATNSNPFGGASTSLFGASGFTQQAAQPGTTVKFNPPTGSDTMVKGGVTASINTKHQCITAMKEYENKSLEELRFEDYQAGRKGPTNPMAAPTGGIFGAAAAATPSTGATGLFGSSATNTGFSFGQAKTTFGTSAGGFGAATGSLFGQQQPQQAQQAVSLFKPFGQATTTPNTGFSFGNTSTMGQPQQTSTMGGLFGATAASQAGGLFGNTAQTAPATGFGTGTGLFGQTNTAFGNVGTQQGLFGNKTAGFGVTTTSAPSFGTGTGLFGNKPALTLGTATNTSNFGFGPTAAGGSLFGNKTAAGGLGTGLGASFGAVGTGQMSLFGNNKTLGSTLGTMGGFGVQGFSTGNSTLGFGAPQQPVAVTDPNAVAAQQAVLQQQINALAYSPFGDSPLFRNPLSDPKKEEERLKPTNPVAQKALTTPTHYKLTPRPATRVRPKALTSSGSSKSQLFDGLDDDEPSLTNGAFMPRKSIKKLVLKNLNGSSLYSSPLNRDSDDLSSPPEYPLNRLGASVDEDDDVREVVEGGAEDDLEIKFYAKPSLQDTISELNAHRMGAGGRNGLQVSSEDISLGDDSIQEERVEEGPPHPAGIVLGRVGYYTIPAMEELAKMVDENGVCVVENFTVGRKGYGSVFFHGEVNVTGLNLDEIVHFRRKEVIIYLDDKNKPPEGEGLNRRAEVTLDGVWPNDKTTCTQIKSPERLSEMNYEGRLENASRKQGARFLEYRSETGSWVFEVAHFSKYGLQDSDEDKEVPLKVDPKKLKTATRLPPGLQQLPPSQQQVAPQVQSTAVLELLNRVLEVDSDTADITQDAPGESMLGEEEGESGIGEKGSRLGNVTPTEHDSVSAASQIASSLGINPHTLQIMKASLFAEDDDGDMFQEQGGMTSSLNVASPHIHLPGTQGRPSIGGLLQTRFSSAGLFFQLPDVPFGGGLPGRLSMSRVSPAVPEPSRVSPWPSFLLPAPPAVATLRTVGARRLGGPVDPENSVTLGKGRLLMDAALFTGRSFRVGWGPGWTLVHCGDGLSGAGDKEQDHGDTGATGFGFLPKPAKSRRLSDSPFKVVIEQVVGLELRDSEESQAVYQRPLEISLKHSSISTEGACPFIQPQSGVAALHEYAEWITDLNQEAGAGDAVLGQWAQVWTLCEALWGRWCSAVPGTSGYLQQMERRRSFSAWLSHSATQWIEQEVGLNQGGGNAEAIFSYLTGHRISDACRLAQKSGEERGDWRGDRGDHRLSLLLSQAVGSQYGRELLALQLGDWNRMQTDSFLPEERLRIFALLAGKPVWQSTDCEVNVCSELDWKRCMAVHLWYMLPPTASIAEALAKYEAAFQGSAEGQKYACAPLPPYLEQSHQPDMEEEESKQTLYDICFHLLKLYSDRHYSLQQLLDPLAVTWERLDYRLSWHLWSVLQALHYTHLSPARQGLIHTSYAAQLESAGLWDMAIYVLLHIPDNTLREWAVREMLQLHCPLLETEESTKKEHFLTERLLIPEQWLHQAKATRARRDTDRHREALHLYRAGHWNLCHSLVIQHLASDCIINDNHEYLLEFLEGLAVPERSSVIQDWDTAGRVYLDYIGVIQTLHAIQQMDSTGYELEYLHTEVTSLCSRIELLPCSTAKDRLAQSEMAKCVANILRVVLSLQQGGEIPLSQLASNIGRLPMPEDYALEELRSLTQSYLRQLIVS, encoded by the exons CCTCCAACAGGAAGTGACACCATGGTGAAAGGGGGTGTGACGGCAAGCATCAACACCAAGCACCAGTGCATCACGGCCATGAAGGAGTATGAGAACAAATCACTGGAG GAGCTGAGGTTTGAGGACTACCAGGCAGGGAGGAAGGGACCCACTAACCCTATGGCTGCACCAACAGGGGGTATCTTTGGGGCTGCAGCCGCAGCCACCCCCAGTACAGGGGCTACAGGGCTGTTTGGCTCCTCAGCCACTAACACAGGCTTCTCCTTTGGCCAGGCCAAAACCACCTTCGGAACTA GTGCGGGTGGGTTTGGTGCAGCCACAGGCAGTCTGTTTGGGCAGCAGCAGCCCCAGCAGGCCCAGCAGGCAGTCAGCCTGTTCAAGCCCTTCGGCCAGGCCACAACCACCCCCAACACAGGCTTCTCCTTCGGCAACACCAGCACCATGGGCCAGCCCCAACAAACCAGCACCATG GGGGGTCTGTTTGGGGCCACGGCAGCATCCCAGGCAGGGGGGTTGTTTGGAAATACCGCTCAGACCGCACCAGCTACGGGCTTTGGGACAGGCACCGGACTCTTTGGACAAACCAACACCGCTTTCGGCAACGTCGGCACACAG CAGGGCTTGTTTGGTAATAAAACGGCAGGGTTTGGTGTCACCACTACCAGCGCCCCGTCGTTTGGCACGGGCACCGGCCTCTTCGGCAACAAACCTGCCCTCACTCTCGGAACAGCTACCAACACATCCAACTTTG GTTTTGGACCCACTGCTGCTGGCGGAAGCCTTTTTGGGAACAAGACAGCAGCAGGAGGACTAGGGACCGGGCTGGGAGCCAGCTTTGGAGCAG TAGGCACTGGCCAGATGTCTCTGTTTGGGAATAACAAGACGCTGGGTTCCACTCTGGGAACAATGGGAGGTTTTGGAGTGCAGGGATTCAGCACAGGAAACAGCACTCTAGGCTTCGGAGCGCCACAACAGCCCGTTG CGGTGACGGACCCTAACGCGGTGGCGGCCCAGCAGGCAGTGCTGCAGCAGCAGATCAATGCTCTGGCTTACTCCCCCTTCGGAGACTCCCCCCTCTTCAGAAACCCCCTCTCTGATCCCAAGAAGGAGGAGGAGCGTCTGAAGCCCACCAATCCAGTGGCCCAGAAGGCGTTGACCACGCCAACTCACTACAAACTGACACCGCGACCTGCGACACGTGTGCGGCCCAAAGCTCTGACATCATCGGGCTCTTCCAAGTCCCAGCTGTTTGATGGGTTGGATGATGACGAGCCTTCTCTCACCAACGGAGCCTTCATGCCCAG GAAGAGCATCAAGAAGCTGGTGCTGAAGAACCTGAATGGCAGCAGCCTGTACAGCAGCCCACTCAACAGAGATTCCGACGACCTGTCCTCTCCACCAGAGTACCCCCTCAACAGACtcgg TGCCAGTGTGGACGAGGATGATGATGtgagggaggtggtggagggaggagcCGAGGACGACCTGGAGATCAAGTTCTACGCCAAGCCCAGCCTGCAGGACACCATCTCAGAGCTCAATGCCCATAGGATGGGGGCTGGGGGCAGGAACGGGCTGCAG GTGAGCAGCGAGGACATATCGCTGGGAGATGACTCCATACAGGAGGAGCGAGTGGAGGAGGGCCCCCCCCACCCTGCAGGTATCGTTCTGGGCCGTGTGGGCTACTACACCATCCCTGCCATGGAAGAGCTGGCCAAAATGGTGGATGAAAACGGAGTGTGTGTGGTGGAAAACTTCACCGTGGGCAGAAAAG GTTACGGCTCCGTGTTCTTCCATGGTGAGGTGAACGTGACGGGGCTGAACCTGGATGAGATTGTCCACTTCAGACGTAAAGAGGTCATCATCTACCTCGACGACAAGAACAAGCCCCCTGAGGGGGAGGGGCTCAACAG GCGAGCAGAAGTGACTCTGGATGGGGTGTGGCCTAATGATAAGACCACCTGTACTCAAATAAAGAGCCCTGAGCGTCTGTCTGAGATGAACTACGAGGGCCGCCTGGAGAACGCCTCACGCAAACAGGGCGCCCGCTTCCTCGAGTACCGCTCCGAGACGGGGTCCTGGGTGTTTGAG GTGGCTCATTTCTCTAAGTACGGCCTGCAGGACTCTGACGAGGATAAGGAAGTCCCTCTCAAAGTGGACCCCAAGAAGCTGAAGACGGCAACAAGACTTCCACCAGGGCTGCAGCAGCTGCCTCCCTCCCAGCAGCAGGTGGCGCCACAGGTTCAG TCCACAGCAGTGCTGGAGCTGCTGAATCGCGTATTGGAGGTGGACAGTGATACGGCCGACATTACCCAGGATGCCCCAGGGGAGAGCATGttgggggaggaggaaggggagagtggCATAGGGGAGAAGGGAAGTCGGCTGGGGAATGTGACCCCTACGGAACACGACTCTGTCTCAGCGGCCAGTCAGATCGCCTCCTCGCTGGGGATCAACCCTCACACACTACAG ATTATGAAGGCATCGCTGTTTGCTGAGGACGATGATGGTGATATGTTCCAGGAGCAGGGAGGGATGACAAGTTCTCTAAACGTGGCCTCTCCTCACATCCACCTGCCTGGCACGCAGGGCAGGCCCTCCA TCGGTGGTCTCCTGCAGACTCGTTTCAGCAGTGCCGGTCTCTTCTTTCAGCTCCCTGACGTGCCCTTCGGTGGGGGCCTTCCCGGCAGGCTGTCCATGTCTCGGGTGTCGCCGGCGGTGCCTGAGCCTTCGCGGGTCTCTCCCTGGCCCTCTTTTCTTTTGCCTGCCCCACCGGCCGTGGCCACTCTACGGACAGTAGGGGCTCGGCGCCTGGGGGGACCTGTGGACCCAGAGAACTCAGTCACACTGGGGAAG GGCCGTCTTCTGATGGATGCGGCTTTGTTCACGGGCCGGTCATTTCGGGTGGGCTGGGGTCCTGGCTGGACTCTGGTCCACTGTGGAGACGGGCTAAGTGGGGCCGGGGACAAGGAGCAGGACCACGGAGACACAGGAGCTACAGGCTTTGGATTCCTGCCCAAACCTGCCAAGAGTAGACG ACTGTCAGACAGTCCATTCAAGGTGGTGATCGAGCAGGTGGTTGGTCTGGAGCTGCGGGACAGTGAGGAGAGCCAAGCGGTGTACCAGCGGCCCCTGGAGATCAGCCTGAAGCACAGCAGCATCAGTACAGAGGGGGCCTGCCCCTTCATCCAGCCCCAGAGCGGTGTGGCCGCCCTGCACGAGTACGCAGAGTGGATTACTGACCTCAACCAGGAGGCTGGTGCTGGAGATG CAGTCTTGGGTCAATGGGCTCAGGTGTGGACTCTGTGTGAGGCCCTGTGGGGCCGATGGTGTTCAGCAGTGCCTGGTACCAGTGGCTACCTGCAGCagatggagaggagaaggagcTTCTCAGCTTGGCTGTCCCACAGTGCCACCCAGTGGATCGAGCAGGAAGTGGGCCTGAACCAGGGGGGAGGAAATGCGGAGGCCATCTTTAGCTACCTGACTGGACACAGGATCAGTGATGCCTGCAGGCTGGCTCAGAAGAGTGGTGAGGAGAGGGGCGATTGGAGGGGTGACAGAG GGGACCACCGTCTCTCCCTGCTGCTGTCCCAGGCGGTGGGCTCTCAGTATGGCCGGGAGCTGCTGGCACTGCAGCTTGGAGACTGGAACAGGATGCAGACAGACTCTTTCCTGCCTGAGGAGAGGCTACGGATCTTTGCCCTTCTCGCTGGGAAACCT gTGTGGCAGTCTACAGACTGTGAGGTGAATGTGTGTTCAGAACTGGACTGGAAGCGTTGTATGgcggtccacctgtggtacatgcTGCCTCCCACCGCCTCCATTGCTGAAGCCCTGGCCAAGTACGAGGCTGCCTTCCAGGGCTCTGCTGAGGGTCAGAAGTATGCCTGCGCCCCCCTTCCCCCCTACCTCGAACAATCACACCAGCCGGACATGGAGGAGGAAGAGTCTAAACAGACGCTTTACGATATCTGCTTCCACCTGCTCAAACTCTACAGCGACAG gcACTACAGCCTGCAGCAGTTGTTGGACCCCCTGGCGGTGACGTGGGAGCGTCTTGACTACCGTCTGAGCTGGCACCTGTGGTCGGTCCTGCAGGCGCTGCACTACACACACCTCAGCCCCGCCCGACAAGGCCTCATACACACGAGCTATGCTGCACAGCTGGAGAGTGCTGGCCTCTGGGACATGGCCATCTACGTACTGCTGCACATACCTGACAACAC GCTGCGTGAGTGGGCGGTGAGGGAGATGCTGCAGCTgcactgccccctgctggagacGGAGGAGTCTACCAAGAAAGAGCACTTTCTCACAGAGAGACTACTGATCCCAGAACAGTGGCTCCACCAGGCCAAAGCTACCAGAGCCagaagagacacagacagacacagagaggccCTTCACCTGTACAGGGCAGGACACTGGAACCTCTGCCACAGTCTGGTCATACAGCACCTTGCCTCAG ATTGCATCATTAATGATAACCATGAGTACCTCTTGGAGTTCCTGGAGGGGCTTGCAGTTCCTGAGCGCAGTTCTGTGATCCAGGACTGGGACACGGCTGGCAGAGTCTACCTGGACTACATCGGAGTCATACAGACCCTACACGCCATACAACAG atggaCAGTACTGGTTACGAGCTGGAGTATCTACACACTGAGGTGACGTCACTCTGCAGCAGGATAGAGCTCCTCCCTTGCTCCACCGCCAAGGACCGCCTCGCCCAATCAG aGATGGCCAAGTGTGTGGCTAACATCCTGCGTGTGGTGTTGAGTCTGCAGCAGGGTGGTGAGATCCCCTTGTCCCAGCTTGCGTCCAACATCGGCCGTCTGCCCATGCCCGAGGACTATGCACTCGAGGAGCTCCGCAGTCTCACCCAATCATATCTGAGACAGCTCATTGTCAGCTAA
- the LOC129868449 gene encoding nuclear pore complex protein Nup98-Nup96-like isoform X6, whose protein sequence is MFNKSFGAPFGGGTGGFGTSSTFGQQNTSFGAATGGFGASAFGATNNTGGLFGATQNKPGGLFGSSTFSQPVTSSTSSGFGFGVSSGTSTSLFGSTNTGGGGGLFSQQSNAFGAAKPASFGTFGTSTASSGGLFGATNSNPFGGASTSLFGASGFTQQAAQPGTTVKFNPPTGSDTMVKGGVTASINTKHQCITAMKEYENKSLEELRFEDYQAGRKGPTNPMAAPTGGIFGAAAAATPSTGATGLFGSSATNTGFSFGQAKTTFGTSAGGFGAATGSLFGQQQPQQAQQAVSLFKPFGQATTTPNTGFSFGNTSTMGQPQQTSTMGGLFGATAASQAGGLFGNTAQTAPATGFGTGTGLFGQTNTAFGNVGTQGLFGNKTAGFGVTTTSAPSFGTGTGLFGNKPALTLGTATNTSNFGFGPTAAGGSLFGNKTAAGGLGTGLGASFGAVGTGQMSLFGNNKTLGSTLGTMGGFGVQGFSTGNSTLGFGAPQQPVAVTDPNAVAAQQAVLQQQINALAYSPFGDSPLFRNPLSDPKKEEERLKPTNPVAQKALTTPTHYKLTPRPATRVRPKALTSSGSSKSQLFDGLDDDEPSLTNGAFMPRKSIKKLVLKNLNGSSLYSSPLNRDSDDLSSPPEYPLNRLGASVDEDDDVREVVEGGAEDDLEIKFYAKPSLQDTISELNAHRMGAGGRNGLQVSSEDISLGDDSIQEERVEEGPPHPAGIVLGRVGYYTIPAMEELAKMVDENGVCVVENFTVGRKGYGSVFFHGEVNVTGLNLDEIVHFRRKEVIIYLDDKNKPPEGEGLNRRAEVTLDGVWPNDKTTCTQIKSPERLSEMNYEGRLENASRKQGARFLEYRSETGSWVFEVAHFSKYGLQDSDEDKEVPLKVDPKKLKTATRLPPGLQQLPPSQQQVAPQVQSTAVLELLNRVLEVDSDTADITQDAPGESMLGEEEGESGIGEKGSRLGNVTPTEHDSVSAASQIASSLGINPHTLQIMKASLFAEDDDGDMFQEQGGMTSSLNVASPHIHLPGTQGRPSIGGLLQTRFSSAGLFFQLPDVPFGGGLPGRLSMSRVSPAVPEPSRVSPWPSFLLPAPPAVATLRTVGARRLGGPVDPENSVTLGKGRLLMDAALFTGRSFRVGWGPGWTLVHCGDGLSGAGDKEQDHGDTGATGFGFLPKPAKSRRLSDSPFKVVIEQVVGLELRDSEESQAVYQRPLEISLKHSSISTEGACPFIQPQSGVAALHEYAEWITDLNQEAGAGDAVLGQWAQVWTLCEALWGRWCSAVPGTSGYLQQMERRRSFSAWLSHSATQWIEQEVGLNQGGGNAEAIFSYLTGHRISDACRLAQKSGEERGDWRGDRGDHRLSLLLSQAVGSQYGRELLALQLGDWNRMQTDSFLPEERLRIFALLAGKPVWQSTDCEVNVCSELDWKRCMAVHLWYMLPPTASIAEALAKYEAAFQGSAEGQKYACAPLPPYLEQSHQPDMEEEESKQTLYDICFHLLKLYSDRHYSLQQLLDPLAVTWERLDYRLSWHLWSVLQALHYTHLSPARQGLIHTSYAAQLESAGLWDMAIYVLLHIPDNTLREWAVREMLQLHCPLLETEESTKKEHFLTERLLIPEQWLHQAKATRARRDTDRHREALHLYRAGHWNLCHSLVIQHLASDCIINDNHEYLLEFLEGLAVPERSSVIQDWDTAGRVYLDYIGVIQTLHAIQQMDSTGYELEYLHTEVTSLCSRIELLPCSTAKDRLAQSEMAKCVANILRVVLSLQQGGEIPLSQLASNIGRLPMPEDYALEELRSLTQSYLRQLIVS, encoded by the exons CCTCCAACAGGAAGTGACACCATGGTGAAAGGGGGTGTGACGGCAAGCATCAACACCAAGCACCAGTGCATCACGGCCATGAAGGAGTATGAGAACAAATCACTGGAG GAGCTGAGGTTTGAGGACTACCAGGCAGGGAGGAAGGGACCCACTAACCCTATGGCTGCACCAACAGGGGGTATCTTTGGGGCTGCAGCCGCAGCCACCCCCAGTACAGGGGCTACAGGGCTGTTTGGCTCCTCAGCCACTAACACAGGCTTCTCCTTTGGCCAGGCCAAAACCACCTTCGGAACTA GTGCGGGTGGGTTTGGTGCAGCCACAGGCAGTCTGTTTGGGCAGCAGCAGCCCCAGCAGGCCCAGCAGGCAGTCAGCCTGTTCAAGCCCTTCGGCCAGGCCACAACCACCCCCAACACAGGCTTCTCCTTCGGCAACACCAGCACCATGGGCCAGCCCCAACAAACCAGCACCATG GGGGGTCTGTTTGGGGCCACGGCAGCATCCCAGGCAGGGGGGTTGTTTGGAAATACCGCTCAGACCGCACCAGCTACGGGCTTTGGGACAGGCACCGGACTCTTTGGACAAACCAACACCGCTTTCGGCAACGTCGGCACACAG GGCTTGTTTGGTAATAAAACGGCAGGGTTTGGTGTCACCACTACCAGCGCCCCGTCGTTTGGCACGGGCACCGGCCTCTTCGGCAACAAACCTGCCCTCACTCTCGGAACAGCTACCAACACATCCAACTTTG GTTTTGGACCCACTGCTGCTGGCGGAAGCCTTTTTGGGAACAAGACAGCAGCAGGAGGACTAGGGACCGGGCTGGGAGCCAGCTTTGGAGCAG TAGGCACTGGCCAGATGTCTCTGTTTGGGAATAACAAGACGCTGGGTTCCACTCTGGGAACAATGGGAGGTTTTGGAGTGCAGGGATTCAGCACAGGAAACAGCACTCTAGGCTTCGGAGCGCCACAACAGCCCGTTG CGGTGACGGACCCTAACGCGGTGGCGGCCCAGCAGGCAGTGCTGCAGCAGCAGATCAATGCTCTGGCTTACTCCCCCTTCGGAGACTCCCCCCTCTTCAGAAACCCCCTCTCTGATCCCAAGAAGGAGGAGGAGCGTCTGAAGCCCACCAATCCAGTGGCCCAGAAGGCGTTGACCACGCCAACTCACTACAAACTGACACCGCGACCTGCGACACGTGTGCGGCCCAAAGCTCTGACATCATCGGGCTCTTCCAAGTCCCAGCTGTTTGATGGGTTGGATGATGACGAGCCTTCTCTCACCAACGGAGCCTTCATGCCCAG GAAGAGCATCAAGAAGCTGGTGCTGAAGAACCTGAATGGCAGCAGCCTGTACAGCAGCCCACTCAACAGAGATTCCGACGACCTGTCCTCTCCACCAGAGTACCCCCTCAACAGACtcgg TGCCAGTGTGGACGAGGATGATGATGtgagggaggtggtggagggaggagcCGAGGACGACCTGGAGATCAAGTTCTACGCCAAGCCCAGCCTGCAGGACACCATCTCAGAGCTCAATGCCCATAGGATGGGGGCTGGGGGCAGGAACGGGCTGCAG GTGAGCAGCGAGGACATATCGCTGGGAGATGACTCCATACAGGAGGAGCGAGTGGAGGAGGGCCCCCCCCACCCTGCAGGTATCGTTCTGGGCCGTGTGGGCTACTACACCATCCCTGCCATGGAAGAGCTGGCCAAAATGGTGGATGAAAACGGAGTGTGTGTGGTGGAAAACTTCACCGTGGGCAGAAAAG GTTACGGCTCCGTGTTCTTCCATGGTGAGGTGAACGTGACGGGGCTGAACCTGGATGAGATTGTCCACTTCAGACGTAAAGAGGTCATCATCTACCTCGACGACAAGAACAAGCCCCCTGAGGGGGAGGGGCTCAACAG GCGAGCAGAAGTGACTCTGGATGGGGTGTGGCCTAATGATAAGACCACCTGTACTCAAATAAAGAGCCCTGAGCGTCTGTCTGAGATGAACTACGAGGGCCGCCTGGAGAACGCCTCACGCAAACAGGGCGCCCGCTTCCTCGAGTACCGCTCCGAGACGGGGTCCTGGGTGTTTGAG GTGGCTCATTTCTCTAAGTACGGCCTGCAGGACTCTGACGAGGATAAGGAAGTCCCTCTCAAAGTGGACCCCAAGAAGCTGAAGACGGCAACAAGACTTCCACCAGGGCTGCAGCAGCTGCCTCCCTCCCAGCAGCAGGTGGCGCCACAGGTTCAG TCCACAGCAGTGCTGGAGCTGCTGAATCGCGTATTGGAGGTGGACAGTGATACGGCCGACATTACCCAGGATGCCCCAGGGGAGAGCATGttgggggaggaggaaggggagagtggCATAGGGGAGAAGGGAAGTCGGCTGGGGAATGTGACCCCTACGGAACACGACTCTGTCTCAGCGGCCAGTCAGATCGCCTCCTCGCTGGGGATCAACCCTCACACACTACAG ATTATGAAGGCATCGCTGTTTGCTGAGGACGATGATGGTGATATGTTCCAGGAGCAGGGAGGGATGACAAGTTCTCTAAACGTGGCCTCTCCTCACATCCACCTGCCTGGCACGCAGGGCAGGCCCTCCA TCGGTGGTCTCCTGCAGACTCGTTTCAGCAGTGCCGGTCTCTTCTTTCAGCTCCCTGACGTGCCCTTCGGTGGGGGCCTTCCCGGCAGGCTGTCCATGTCTCGGGTGTCGCCGGCGGTGCCTGAGCCTTCGCGGGTCTCTCCCTGGCCCTCTTTTCTTTTGCCTGCCCCACCGGCCGTGGCCACTCTACGGACAGTAGGGGCTCGGCGCCTGGGGGGACCTGTGGACCCAGAGAACTCAGTCACACTGGGGAAG GGCCGTCTTCTGATGGATGCGGCTTTGTTCACGGGCCGGTCATTTCGGGTGGGCTGGGGTCCTGGCTGGACTCTGGTCCACTGTGGAGACGGGCTAAGTGGGGCCGGGGACAAGGAGCAGGACCACGGAGACACAGGAGCTACAGGCTTTGGATTCCTGCCCAAACCTGCCAAGAGTAGACG ACTGTCAGACAGTCCATTCAAGGTGGTGATCGAGCAGGTGGTTGGTCTGGAGCTGCGGGACAGTGAGGAGAGCCAAGCGGTGTACCAGCGGCCCCTGGAGATCAGCCTGAAGCACAGCAGCATCAGTACAGAGGGGGCCTGCCCCTTCATCCAGCCCCAGAGCGGTGTGGCCGCCCTGCACGAGTACGCAGAGTGGATTACTGACCTCAACCAGGAGGCTGGTGCTGGAGATG CAGTCTTGGGTCAATGGGCTCAGGTGTGGACTCTGTGTGAGGCCCTGTGGGGCCGATGGTGTTCAGCAGTGCCTGGTACCAGTGGCTACCTGCAGCagatggagaggagaaggagcTTCTCAGCTTGGCTGTCCCACAGTGCCACCCAGTGGATCGAGCAGGAAGTGGGCCTGAACCAGGGGGGAGGAAATGCGGAGGCCATCTTTAGCTACCTGACTGGACACAGGATCAGTGATGCCTGCAGGCTGGCTCAGAAGAGTGGTGAGGAGAGGGGCGATTGGAGGGGTGACAGAG GGGACCACCGTCTCTCCCTGCTGCTGTCCCAGGCGGTGGGCTCTCAGTATGGCCGGGAGCTGCTGGCACTGCAGCTTGGAGACTGGAACAGGATGCAGACAGACTCTTTCCTGCCTGAGGAGAGGCTACGGATCTTTGCCCTTCTCGCTGGGAAACCT gTGTGGCAGTCTACAGACTGTGAGGTGAATGTGTGTTCAGAACTGGACTGGAAGCGTTGTATGgcggtccacctgtggtacatgcTGCCTCCCACCGCCTCCATTGCTGAAGCCCTGGCCAAGTACGAGGCTGCCTTCCAGGGCTCTGCTGAGGGTCAGAAGTATGCCTGCGCCCCCCTTCCCCCCTACCTCGAACAATCACACCAGCCGGACATGGAGGAGGAAGAGTCTAAACAGACGCTTTACGATATCTGCTTCCACCTGCTCAAACTCTACAGCGACAG gcACTACAGCCTGCAGCAGTTGTTGGACCCCCTGGCGGTGACGTGGGAGCGTCTTGACTACCGTCTGAGCTGGCACCTGTGGTCGGTCCTGCAGGCGCTGCACTACACACACCTCAGCCCCGCCCGACAAGGCCTCATACACACGAGCTATGCTGCACAGCTGGAGAGTGCTGGCCTCTGGGACATGGCCATCTACGTACTGCTGCACATACCTGACAACAC GCTGCGTGAGTGGGCGGTGAGGGAGATGCTGCAGCTgcactgccccctgctggagacGGAGGAGTCTACCAAGAAAGAGCACTTTCTCACAGAGAGACTACTGATCCCAGAACAGTGGCTCCACCAGGCCAAAGCTACCAGAGCCagaagagacacagacagacacagagaggccCTTCACCTGTACAGGGCAGGACACTGGAACCTCTGCCACAGTCTGGTCATACAGCACCTTGCCTCAG ATTGCATCATTAATGATAACCATGAGTACCTCTTGGAGTTCCTGGAGGGGCTTGCAGTTCCTGAGCGCAGTTCTGTGATCCAGGACTGGGACACGGCTGGCAGAGTCTACCTGGACTACATCGGAGTCATACAGACCCTACACGCCATACAACAG atggaCAGTACTGGTTACGAGCTGGAGTATCTACACACTGAGGTGACGTCACTCTGCAGCAGGATAGAGCTCCTCCCTTGCTCCACCGCCAAGGACCGCCTCGCCCAATCAG aGATGGCCAAGTGTGTGGCTAACATCCTGCGTGTGGTGTTGAGTCTGCAGCAGGGTGGTGAGATCCCCTTGTCCCAGCTTGCGTCCAACATCGGCCGTCTGCCCATGCCCGAGGACTATGCACTCGAGGAGCTCCGCAGTCTCACCCAATCATATCTGAGACAGCTCATTGTCAGCTAA